A stretch of Natator depressus isolate rNatDep1 chromosome 2, rNatDep2.hap1, whole genome shotgun sequence DNA encodes these proteins:
- the UQCRB gene encoding cytochrome b-c1 complex subunit 7 isoform X2, with amino-acid sequence MRDDTIYEDDDVKVALKRLPENLYNERLFRIKRALDLSMRQQILPEEQWVKYEEDKKYLEPYLKEVIRERLEREEWDRK; translated from the exons ATGCGAGATGATACCATATATGAAGATGATGATGTAAAAGTAGCACTGAAGAGGCTTCCAGAAAATCTTTATAATGAACGACTATTTCGCATCAAGAGAGCCCTTGATTTGAGTATGAGACAACAAATTCTTCCTGAAGAACAATGGGTGAAATATGAAGAG GATAAAAAGTATCTCGAACCATACCTGAAAGAGGTAATCCGTGAACGACTTGAAAGAGAAGAGTGGGACAGGAAGTAA
- the UQCRB gene encoding cytochrome b-c1 complex subunit 7 isoform X1, translated as MAMRAPVSASARLLEGFRKWYYNAAGFNQLGLMRDDTIYEDDDVKVALKRLPENLYNERLFRIKRALDLSMRQQILPEEQWVKYEEDKKYLEPYLKEVIRERLEREEWDRK; from the exons TTTCAGCAAGTGCTCGACTGTTAGAAGGCTTTCGCAAATGGTATTACAACGCAGCTGGATTCAACCAACTTG GATTAATGCGAGATGATACCATATATGAAGATGATGATGTAAAAGTAGCACTGAAGAGGCTTCCAGAAAATCTTTATAATGAACGACTATTTCGCATCAAGAGAGCCCTTGATTTGAGTATGAGACAACAAATTCTTCCTGAAGAACAATGGGTGAAATATGAAGAG GATAAAAAGTATCTCGAACCATACCTGAAAGAGGTAATCCGTGAACGACTTGAAAGAGAAGAGTGGGACAGGAAGTAA